A window of Lepidochelys kempii isolate rLepKem1 chromosome 1, rLepKem1.hap2, whole genome shotgun sequence contains these coding sequences:
- the NEK3 gene encoding serine/threonine-protein kinase Nek3 isoform X1 — protein sequence MEEYTVLKVLGEGSFGRALLVFHKSSDQKYAMKEIRLPKSPSDVQNSRKEAILLSKMKHPNIVAYKDSFEADGHLYIVMEYCDDGDLMQKIKYQRGKLFPEDTILHWFVQMCLGVKHIHDRRVLHRDIKSKNIFLTQNGKVKLGDFGSARLLTNPMAYACTYVGTPYYVPPEIWENMPYNNKSDIWSLGCILYELCALKHPFQASSWKHLILNICKGSYNPLPSHYSYELHYLIKQMFKRNPKNRPSASTILARGCLAKLIKNCLPAEMTAEFEQILKETKKHKGDLGGTKAGAVRTGGRSNNGHHEDQSSAGSNSELENITKHLSERTLKQRGAGEEVSSENCEVPPKNANSPSPHRRHWERGVSNTVVNVLENASLLSSSFTAEEDKSGCVIKYSEDKPRKQWIKETPHTLMNILKNADISLAFKTYTIYKPASEDLLRGPLSEETKVSDEIDGEGEAILMDSERLEPRSDEEDTDFEEEDDPDWVSELKMLAKYRD from the exons ATGGAAGAATACACTGTGTTAAAAGTACTTGGAGAGGGGTCCTTTGGGAGAGCTCTTTTAGTTTTTCATAAGAGTAGTGACCAGAAATATGCAATGAAGGAAATAAGACTTCCCAAG TCTCCATCTGATGTACAGAACTCTAGGAAGGAAGCTATTCTGTTGAGTAAAATGAAACACCCAAATATTGTTGCCTATAAGGACTCATTTGAAG CTGATGGACATCTGTATATAGTGATGGAATACTGTGATGATGGAGATCTAATGCAAAAGATTAAATATCAAAGAGGAAAGTTGTTTCCTGAAGATACg ATACTTCACTGGTTTGTACAGATGTGCCTGGGAGTGAAGCACATTCACGACAGACGTGTGTTGCATAGAGATATCAAATCCAAG AATATTTTTCTCACTCAAAATGGAAAAGTAAAATTGGGAGATTTTGGATCTGCACGTCTTCTTACAAA TCCAATGGCATATGCTTGTACATACGTGGGAACTCCTTATTACGTACCTCCAGAAATATGGGAGAACATGCCGTACAACAACAAAAG tgaTATATGGTCCCTGGGATGCATTTTATATGAGCTCTGTGCTCTTAAACATCCG TTTCAAGCCAGTAGCTGGAAACATCTCATCCTTAATATATGTAAAGGATCCTACAATCCACTTCCATCTCATTACTCCTACGAACTTCATTATTTAATAAAACAGATGTTTAAGAGAAATCCCAAGAACCGGCCATCCGCCAGTACTATTCTTGCAAGAGGCTGCTTAGCAAAACTTATCAAAAATTGTTTGCCAGCAGAG ATGACAGCTGAGTTTGAACAAATATTAAAGGAGACAAAGAAACACAAAGGTGATTTAGGaggaacaaaag CAGGTGCTGTCAGAACAGGTGGACGTTCTAATAATGGG CACCATGAAGATCAAAGTAGTGCAGGTAGCAATTCAGAACTAGAGAACATTACCAAGCACTTGAGTGAGAGGACACTGAAGCAAAGGGGAGCTGGTGAAGAGG TTTCATCAGAAAACTGTGAAGTGCCCCCAAAGAATGCAAATTCGCCAAGTCCCCACAGAAGACATTGGGAAAGGGGAGTGTCCAATACAGTGGTAAATGTCCTGGAAAATGCATCCTTGCTTTCTTCCAGTTTTACAGCTGAAGAGGATAAAA GTGGCTGTGTTATAAAATACAGTGAAGATAAGCCACGTAAGCAGTGGATCAAAGAAACTCCTCACACCTTGATGAATATTCTCAAGAATGCTGATATCAGCTTAGCATTTAAAACCTACACTATCTATAAACCAG CCTCTGAAGACTTATTGAGAGGTCCACTTTCTGAGGAAACCAAAGTATCTGATGAAATAGATGGTGAAGGTGAAGCCATTTTAATGGATTCTGAGAGGCTTGAACCAAGATCTGATGAAGAAGACAC GGACTTTGAAGAGGAAGATGATCCAGATTGGGTGTCTGAACTGAAGATGTTGGCCAAATACAGAGACTGA
- the NEK3 gene encoding serine/threonine-protein kinase Nek3 isoform X2 translates to MEEYTVLKVLGEGSFGRALLVFHKSSDQKYAMKEIRLPKSPSDVQNSRKEAILLSKMKHPNIVAYKDSFEADGHLYIVMEYCDDGDLMQKIKYQRGKLFPEDTILHWFVQMCLGVKHIHDRRVLHRDIKSKNIFLTQNGKVKLGDFGSARLLTNPMAYACTYVGTPYYVPPEIWENMPYNNKSDIWSLGCILYELCALKHPFQASSWKHLILNICKGSYNPLPSHYSYELHYLIKQMFKRNPKNRPSASTILARGCLAKLIKNCLPAEMTAEFEQILKETKKHKGDLGGTKGAVRTGGRSNNGHHEDQSSAGSNSELENITKHLSERTLKQRGAGEEVSSENCEVPPKNANSPSPHRRHWERGVSNTVVNVLENASLLSSSFTAEEDKSGCVIKYSEDKPRKQWIKETPHTLMNILKNADISLAFKTYTIYKPASEDLLRGPLSEETKVSDEIDGEGEAILMDSERLEPRSDEEDTDFEEEDDPDWVSELKMLAKYRD, encoded by the exons ATGGAAGAATACACTGTGTTAAAAGTACTTGGAGAGGGGTCCTTTGGGAGAGCTCTTTTAGTTTTTCATAAGAGTAGTGACCAGAAATATGCAATGAAGGAAATAAGACTTCCCAAG TCTCCATCTGATGTACAGAACTCTAGGAAGGAAGCTATTCTGTTGAGTAAAATGAAACACCCAAATATTGTTGCCTATAAGGACTCATTTGAAG CTGATGGACATCTGTATATAGTGATGGAATACTGTGATGATGGAGATCTAATGCAAAAGATTAAATATCAAAGAGGAAAGTTGTTTCCTGAAGATACg ATACTTCACTGGTTTGTACAGATGTGCCTGGGAGTGAAGCACATTCACGACAGACGTGTGTTGCATAGAGATATCAAATCCAAG AATATTTTTCTCACTCAAAATGGAAAAGTAAAATTGGGAGATTTTGGATCTGCACGTCTTCTTACAAA TCCAATGGCATATGCTTGTACATACGTGGGAACTCCTTATTACGTACCTCCAGAAATATGGGAGAACATGCCGTACAACAACAAAAG tgaTATATGGTCCCTGGGATGCATTTTATATGAGCTCTGTGCTCTTAAACATCCG TTTCAAGCCAGTAGCTGGAAACATCTCATCCTTAATATATGTAAAGGATCCTACAATCCACTTCCATCTCATTACTCCTACGAACTTCATTATTTAATAAAACAGATGTTTAAGAGAAATCCCAAGAACCGGCCATCCGCCAGTACTATTCTTGCAAGAGGCTGCTTAGCAAAACTTATCAAAAATTGTTTGCCAGCAGAG ATGACAGCTGAGTTTGAACAAATATTAAAGGAGACAAAGAAACACAAAGGTGATTTAGGaggaacaaaag GTGCTGTCAGAACAGGTGGACGTTCTAATAATGGG CACCATGAAGATCAAAGTAGTGCAGGTAGCAATTCAGAACTAGAGAACATTACCAAGCACTTGAGTGAGAGGACACTGAAGCAAAGGGGAGCTGGTGAAGAGG TTTCATCAGAAAACTGTGAAGTGCCCCCAAAGAATGCAAATTCGCCAAGTCCCCACAGAAGACATTGGGAAAGGGGAGTGTCCAATACAGTGGTAAATGTCCTGGAAAATGCATCCTTGCTTTCTTCCAGTTTTACAGCTGAAGAGGATAAAA GTGGCTGTGTTATAAAATACAGTGAAGATAAGCCACGTAAGCAGTGGATCAAAGAAACTCCTCACACCTTGATGAATATTCTCAAGAATGCTGATATCAGCTTAGCATTTAAAACCTACACTATCTATAAACCAG CCTCTGAAGACTTATTGAGAGGTCCACTTTCTGAGGAAACCAAAGTATCTGATGAAATAGATGGTGAAGGTGAAGCCATTTTAATGGATTCTGAGAGGCTTGAACCAAGATCTGATGAAGAAGACAC GGACTTTGAAGAGGAAGATGATCCAGATTGGGTGTCTGAACTGAAGATGTTGGCCAAATACAGAGACTGA